From Rhodococcus sp. B7740:
CATGATGTGCGGATTGCTCTCGCCCTCGGCGGGGTCGGTGTCGTACAACGGTGCCGAGTTGTCCGGGGTGCTCTCGACCCGTGCCGGTAGGCGCGAGTTCAGAGCGAAGGTGCAGTACGTCGCGCAGGACACGACGTCCTCGTTCGACCCACGCAGAACGTTGCGTGACGCTGTCCGGTTGCCTGCCATGCGTCTGCTCGGGATGGATGCGAAAGCTGCCGACGCACAGGTGAACTCGACACTGGAATCACTCGAACTCGATCCGGCCATGGCCGATCGGTTTCCCACCGAGGTATCGGGCGGTCAGCGTCAACGGTTCTCGATAGCCAGGGCGCTGGTGGTCCGACCGCGAATTCTCCTGTGTGACGAGGTGGTATCGGCATTGGACGTATCGGTCCAGGGAGCAATCCTGAACATGTTGCGGCAGTACTGCATCGAC
This genomic window contains:
- a CDS encoding ABC transporter ATP-binding protein — translated: MSGNLRAAYAEIDAEHVCKSFDRRGSGSPAVDDISMKVTSSSAIGIVGESGSGKSTLVRMMCGLLSPSAGSVSYNGAELSGVLSTRAGRREFRAKVQYVAQDTTSSFDPRRTLRDAVRLPAMRLLGMDAKAADAQVNSTLESLELDPAMADRFPTEVSGGQRQRFSIARALVVRPRILLCDEVVSALDVSVQGAILNMLRQYCIDADCGLVFVSHGLPATAFIARDMVVMRNGVIVEQGTTDDVVERPQDPYTAELLEAYRGAEDIEQLAVAATR